In Cicer arietinum cultivar CDC Frontier isolate Library 1 chromosome 1, Cicar.CDCFrontier_v2.0, whole genome shotgun sequence, one DNA window encodes the following:
- the LOC101507232 gene encoding uncharacterized protein isoform X1, giving the protein MAIPNAPPNLQNFPHFIATPQFSLGFSRTFSPATHKPVRPVRAFKEWREYEEAVKRKDLAGALSFLKSLETEQRPTVEPFNDGTSPVTELTRSRFRELELFGPQRDWEVLDTCMNADNMKLVGNAYKFLQDRGFLPNFGKCRNIVLEGTRNVTPDVLSSSTGLEVTKLAPKKWGLSDGSSTALVAFFGGVSFLISQGIDLRPNLAVILGLAIADSIFLGGTCLAQISSYWPPYKRRILIHEAGHLLIAYLMGCPIRGVILDPIVAMQMGIQGQAGTQFWDEKVASDLAEGRLDGSAFDRYCMVLFAGIAAEALIYGEAEGGENDENLFRSICLLLEPPLSVAEMSNQARWSVMQSYNLLKWHKAAHRAAVKALESGGSLSIVIRRIEETLYSEK; this is encoded by the exons atGGCTATTCCCAACGCTCCCCCGAACCTCCAAAATTTCCCTCATTTTATCGCCACTCCTCAATTTTCCCTCGGATTTTCCCGAACTTTCTCACCGGCGACTCACAAACCTGTCCGACCTGTCAGAGCGTTCAAAGAATGGCGCGAATACGAGGAAGCAGTGAAGCGGAAGGACCTCGCCGGAGCTCTCAGTTTCCTGAAATCCCTCGAAACCGAACAACGCCCAACGGTAGAGCCGTTCAACGATGGAACTTCTCCGGTGACGGAGTTAACTCGGTCTCGGTTCCGCGAGTTGGAGCTGTTTGGACCGCAGAGGGATTGGGAAGTTCTGGACACGTGCATGAATGCTGATAACATGAAACTTGTTGGGAACGCTTACAAGTTCCTCCAAGATAGGGGTTTCTTGCCCAATTTTGGTAAATGCAGAAACATTG TTTTGGAGGGTACAAGGAATGTAACACCAGATGTCTTGAGCTCCTCAACTGGTTTGGAAG TGACTAAACTTGCTCCAAAGAAGTGGGGTCTCTCGGATGGTTCAAGCACCGCTTTGGTTGCTTTTTTTGGCGGTGTGTCCTTTCTTATTTCACAAGGAATAGACCTCAGGCCTAACCTTGCAGTGATATTAGGTCTAGCCATTGCGGATTCTATATTCCTGGGAGGTACATGTTTAGCTCAAATCTCAAGTTATTGGCCACCATATAAGCGACGAATCCTCATTCATGAAGCAGGACATCTCCTAATAG CTTACTTGATGGGTTGCCCAATTCGAGGGGTGATCTTAGATCCAATAGTTGCAATGCAAATGGGTATCCAAGGACAG GCAGGGACTCAGTTTTGGGATGAGAAAGTTGCCAGCGACCTTGCCGAAGGCCGACTTGATGGTTCAGCTTTTGACAG GTACTGTATGGTACTTTTTGCTGGCATTGCTGCTGAAGCTCTTATATATGGCGAGGCAGAGGGTGGAGAAAATGATGAAAATCTATTTAGAAGCATCTGTCTTCTTCTTGAGCCTCCACTGTCTGTAGCTGAG ATGTCTAATCAAGCAAGATGGTCAGTTATGCAATCTTATAATTTGCTCAAGTGGCATAAAGCTGCACACCGAGCTGCTGTTAAAGCATTGGAAAGTGGTGGCAGTCTTAGTATTGTAATCAGGAGGATCGAAGAGACTTTATATTCTGAAAAATAA
- the LOC101507232 gene encoding uncharacterized protein isoform X2 — protein MAIPNAPPNLQNFPHFIATPQFSLGFSRTFSPATHKPVRPVRAFKEWREYEEAVKRKDLAGALSFLKSLETEQRPTVEPFNDGTSPVTELTRSRFRELELFGPQRDWEVLDTCMNADNMKLVGNAYKFLQDRGFLPNFGKCRNIVLEGTRNVTPDVLSSSTGLEVTKLAPKKWGLSDGSSTALVAFFGGVSFLISQGIDLRPNLAVILGLAIADSIFLGGTCLAQISSYWPPYKRRILIHEAGHLLIAYLMGCPIRGVILDPIVAMQMGIQGQAGTQFWDEKVASDLAEGRLDGSAFDRYCMVLFAGIAAEALIYGEAEGGENDENLFRSICLLLEPPLSVAEVFPFHNWLL, from the exons atGGCTATTCCCAACGCTCCCCCGAACCTCCAAAATTTCCCTCATTTTATCGCCACTCCTCAATTTTCCCTCGGATTTTCCCGAACTTTCTCACCGGCGACTCACAAACCTGTCCGACCTGTCAGAGCGTTCAAAGAATGGCGCGAATACGAGGAAGCAGTGAAGCGGAAGGACCTCGCCGGAGCTCTCAGTTTCCTGAAATCCCTCGAAACCGAACAACGCCCAACGGTAGAGCCGTTCAACGATGGAACTTCTCCGGTGACGGAGTTAACTCGGTCTCGGTTCCGCGAGTTGGAGCTGTTTGGACCGCAGAGGGATTGGGAAGTTCTGGACACGTGCATGAATGCTGATAACATGAAACTTGTTGGGAACGCTTACAAGTTCCTCCAAGATAGGGGTTTCTTGCCCAATTTTGGTAAATGCAGAAACATTG TTTTGGAGGGTACAAGGAATGTAACACCAGATGTCTTGAGCTCCTCAACTGGTTTGGAAG TGACTAAACTTGCTCCAAAGAAGTGGGGTCTCTCGGATGGTTCAAGCACCGCTTTGGTTGCTTTTTTTGGCGGTGTGTCCTTTCTTATTTCACAAGGAATAGACCTCAGGCCTAACCTTGCAGTGATATTAGGTCTAGCCATTGCGGATTCTATATTCCTGGGAGGTACATGTTTAGCTCAAATCTCAAGTTATTGGCCACCATATAAGCGACGAATCCTCATTCATGAAGCAGGACATCTCCTAATAG CTTACTTGATGGGTTGCCCAATTCGAGGGGTGATCTTAGATCCAATAGTTGCAATGCAAATGGGTATCCAAGGACAG GCAGGGACTCAGTTTTGGGATGAGAAAGTTGCCAGCGACCTTGCCGAAGGCCGACTTGATGGTTCAGCTTTTGACAG GTACTGTATGGTACTTTTTGCTGGCATTGCTGCTGAAGCTCTTATATATGGCGAGGCAGAGGGTGGAGAAAATGATGAAAATCTATTTAGAAGCATCTGTCTTCTTCTTGAGCCTCCACTGTCTGTAGCTGAGGTCTTTCCATTCCACAACTGGTTGCTCTG A